A genomic segment from Spinacia oleracea cultivar Varoflay chromosome 3, BTI_SOV_V1, whole genome shotgun sequence encodes:
- the LOC110804534 gene encoding auxilin-like protein 1 isoform X2 — translation MERAYSHTRPPTFSSKKKPPPLSSSSSSSNFLNNGGFFTTTSYDDVFGGPPKFTSTSSSSTSTLAPRAEDYTEIFGAFRSSSSSSSRSSSSIPVLDLPAVPDDIHSAAAALFDYSEVFGGFNAVDFAVPFDQLFRPCDSSFCDGDGDGDASSDEAWTPVGTESLSDDSDPFALSENSQSCSSENYHQPSETKQFNVSYHKVNPGASTDMPNMTHIAQLNGVSGYTCVFDEATSLKETGTEMCSPVVDDTVLSTVSSSELPQKNTRKATSHASYDSTGLKSSNSDQRSGKACVGSISHVNSVFASVSDTNLRTEPSHLPQPSRPPPVLASNGDFSESSSSPMGSERCGLEANVDGSLPPFFDMEVNAMEVDASSSAAASAAAMKDAMEKAQVKLKAAKESRDRKDGVQYSGKLQSETDINGASNVHGAHDECLAGETRVHATSDRGPSKMKNSAKTRHAKNASQNSPDNMGVEQPTGSSGKPAETKQGKKISLTKDTDVTGEWKEARQYYEFVSSDTTRLAPQLPSRNGDTKTGTKQQADDDRDSDSAGEACITGESRRRLKATKAVSRQEYYEKMVKVAQEVHDSVICGHVEPDKKLKRRSQGNPRPPKSELIYEPGSNEISQAQKVEENPGEAIQKETEKRSTDMLEKEECKKESEACHSEQVDKNAKGTHESRLEESSEIKEEDMREAYEMDESDFRVQDPVSRVGHERKAEESVERLRTESIPEEASKTKRNKESREVSGKRSKESFKDVLIGDRIKTSHGSEEKDNTKDLQQMKAADKRLNKAYDDVSVRERLQRTCESQENITARNLQRKAEDETHLEQAVDGQGPEKSLEKCVGLEKWQKDKEAPEKTRSQGLYEGRNLISDHKNIEEGQKQDENIEKKLEKTTELEHMGYKSLQACDSENTWKINENSGDRKVQKGQYISHIKIELVDEDQGPRSIPDREPPTVDKHLKSSNVTNLYKTGVQLDMSCKPNMLQKKNDGSQEATALKGNGEIGTTSSDEKSKLEAEKTVDVLTDDRRVEPTASELGANDHVFEGRTMQASDSLDLTDNNTETDNVCTRNEQTPKEEKKKVTQLASNPNLVKGLNVGVGRKRNLLREDQVLFDHEEKVRSTPAEDINGFDEHSSKEEQEVEVVHTVPSEGKDSFQNVGQSIEKKGNRVEHSFSLEEKDEKKEIDLEEERLRTLEEERDRLREREKDRMAVEIAVREARDRAYADARDRAERAALERATDEARQRAMSEARERLEKACAEARERSLGDKSSSEARLRVERAAVERANAEARQRAIEKAMAERATFGARERMQRSVSEKYTSERDVIMRQSSFPTNSERFEAANSEPAERCKARLERHRRTVERVAKALAEKNMRDLLSQREQAERTRFAETLDADIKRWSGGKEGNLRALLSTLQYILGPDSGWHPLPLTEVITAAAVKKAYRKATLCVHPDKLQQRGATVQQKYICEKVFDLLKEAWNRFNSEEK, via the exons ATGGAAAGAGCTTACTCTCACACCAGACCACCTACATTCTCCTCCAAGAAGAAACCACCTCCACTttcttcctcctcttcttcttcaaatttccTCAACAATGGCGGATTCTTCACCACCACTTCTTACGACGACGTTTTCGGCGGTCCTCCTAAATTTacttctacttcttcttcttcaacttcGACTTTAGCTCCTCGTGCTGAAGACTACACTGAGATTTTCGGAGCTTTTAggtcatcttcttcttcctcctcgcGTTCGTCTTCCTCAATTCCTGTCCTCGATCTTCCTGCTGTTCCCGACGACATTCACTCCGCCGCCGCCGCGCTCTTTGATTATTCCGAGGTTTTCGGCGGTTTTAATGCTGTCGATTTTGCTGTTCCCTTTGATCAACTGTTTCGCCCTTGCGATAGCTCCTTTTGCGACGGTGATGGCGACGGAGACGCTTCCTCCGATGAAGCCTG GACCCCAGTTGGTACAGAGTCACTCTCTGATGATTCAGATCCATTTGCTTTATCAGAAAACAGCCAATCCTGCTCAAGTGAAAATTATCATCAACCATCCGAAACCAAACAGTTTAACGTTTCTTACCATAAAGTCAATCCAGGAGCCAGCACAGATATGCCAAACATGACACATATAGCTCAACTGAATGGCGTGTCTGGTTATACTTGTGTATTTGACGAAGCCACATCGTTGAAAGAGACAGGAACTGAAATGTGTTCACCAGTTGTTGATGACACTGTTCTTAGCACGGTTTCCTCGTCTGAGCTCCCGCAGAAAAATACAAGGAAAGCTACGTCTCATGCCTCATATGATAGTACTGGATTGAAGTCATCCAATAGTGATCAAAGATCTGGAAAAGCATGTGTTGGTAGCATATCTCATGTAAATTCTGTATTTGCATCTGTATCTGATACCAACCTCAGAACAGAACCATCCCATTTACCGCAACCATCAAGACCGCCACCTGTACTAGCAAGTAACGGAGATTTTAGCGAGTCAAGTTCAAGTCCTATGGGTTCCGAAAGGTGTGGTTTGGAGGCAAATGTTGATGGTAGTTTACCACCATTCTTTGACATGGAGGTGAATGCAATGGAGGTGGATGCGAGTTCTTCCGCCGCAGCTTCTGCTGCTGCGATGAAAGATGCAATGGAGAAAGCTCAAGTAAAACTTAAAGCTGCAAAAGAGTCGAGGGACAGAAAGGACGGAGTTCAGTACAGTGGAAAGCTACAGTCAGAAACTGATATTAATGGTGCGAGTAATGTTCATGGGGCACATGATGAATGTTTAGCTGGAGAGACCAGAGTGCACGCAACGAGTGATAGAGGTCCCAGTAAGATGAAAAATTCTGCTAAAACTAGGCATGCTAAAAATGCCTCACAGAATTCACCAGATAATATGGGTGTTGAACAGCCTACTGGTTCCTCAGGGAAACCAGCTGAGACAAAACAAGGGAAGAAAATTAGCTTGACCAAAGATACAGATGTGACCGGTGAATGGAAGGAGGCTAGGCAATATTATGAATTTGTAAGCAGTGACACCACTAGATTAGCACCACAGCTACCCAGTCGTAATGGTGATACAAAGACAGGAACCAAACAGCAGGCTGATGATGATCGCGATTCAGATTCGGCTGGAGAGGCTTGTATAACAGGAGAAAGTAGGCGAAGGCTGAAAGCGACAAAAGCAGTATCCAGACAAGAATACTATGAGAAAATGGTCAAGGTGGCCCAAGAAGTTCATGACAGTGTGATCTGCGGGCATGTGGAGCCTGACAAAAAACTGAAGCGTAGGTCTCAGGGAAATCCAAGACCACCAAAATCTGAGTTGATCTATGAACCAGGATCTAATGAAATTTCACAAGCTCAAAAAGTGGAGGAAAATCCGGGTGAGGCTATCCAGAAAGAAACTGAGAAGAGATCAACGGATATGCTTGAGAAAGAAGAGTGTAAGAAAGAAAGTGAGGCTTGTCATAGTGAACAGGTTGACAAAAATGCAAAAGGCACCCATGAGAGCAGGCTTGAAGAGTCATCTGAAATCAAGGAAGAAGATATGAGAGAAGCGTATGAAATGGACGAGAGTGACTTTAGAGTGCAAGATCCTGTATCGAGAGTAGGACACGAGCGGAAAGCAGAAGAGTCTGTCGAAAGACTAAGGACTGAAAGTATACCGGAAGAGGCTTCTAAGACTAAAAGGAACAAGGAGTCTAGGGAAGTGTCGGGCAAGAGATCAAAGGAATCTTTTAAGGATGTTTTAATTGGAGATAGAATCAAAACATCACATGGTAGTGAAGAAAAGGACAACACAAAAGACTTGCAGCAAATGAAAGCTGCAGATAAGAGATTGAACAAAGCTTATGATGATGTTTCTGTCAGGGAGAGATTGCAAAGAACATGCGAAAGCCAAGAAAACATCACAGCAAGAAACTTGCAAAGAAAAGCAGAAGATGAAACTCATCTTGAGCAAGCAGTTGATGGCCAAGGACCTGAGAAATCACTAGAAAAGTGTGTTGGTCTGGAGAAGTGGCAAAAAGATAAAGAAGCTCCTGAGAAAACAAGAAGTCAAGGGCTTTATGAAGGTCGTAATCTGATAAGTGACCACAAAAACATTGAAGAGGGTCAGAAACAAGATGAAAATATAGAGAAGAAGCTTGAGAAGACTACTGAGCTGGAGCACATGGGGTATAAGTCTTTGCAGGCATGTGATTCAGAAAATACTTGGAAAATCAATGAGAACTCTGGTGATAGAAAGGTTCAGAAGGGTCAATACATAAGTCACATAAAGATCGAGTTGGTGGATGAGGACCAGGGTCCTCGTAGCATCCCAGATAGGGAGCCTCCTACAGTGGACAAACATCTGAAGTCATCTAACGTGACTAATCTCTATAAGACTGGTGTGCAACTGGATATGTCCTGTAAACCCAATATgttacaaaagaaaaatgacggTTCCCAGGAGGCGACTGCTCTGAAAGGAAATGGTGAGATTGGCACTACATCATCAGATGAAAAAAGCAAGTTGGAAGCAGAGAAAACTGTAGATGTGCTGACTGATGACAGACGAGTAGAACCTACTGCTTCTGAGTTGGGTGCTAATGACCATGTGTTTGAGGGAAGAACAATGCAGGCCTCAGATTCTCTTGATTTGACTGACAATAACACCGAGACAGATAATGTTTGTACTAGAAACGAACAAACACCGAAGGAGGAGAAAAAGAAAGTTACACAGTTAGCTTCTAATCCTAATTTGGTGAAGGGTCTCAATGTTGGAGTAGGAAGAAAAAGAAATTTGTTGAGGGAGGATCAGGTTCTCTTTGACCATGAGGAGAAAGTTAGATCTACACCTGCTGAAGATATTAATGGGTTTGATGAGCATTCTAGTAAGGAAGAACAAGAAGTAGAAGTAGTTCATACTGTACCGTCCGAGGGGAAGGATAGTTTCCAGAACGTAGGCCAAAGCATTGAAAAAAAGGGGAATAGAGTTGAGCATAGTTTCTCTTTAGAAGAGAAAGacgaaaaaaaagaaatagaccTGGAAGAAGAACGTCTTCGTACGCTCGAGGAAGAGAGAGACAGGttaagagaacgggaaaaggaTAGAATGGCAGTTGAAATAGCAGTTCGTGAAGCCCGTGATAGGGCATATGCAGATGCTCGAGACAGAGCTGAAAGGGCTGCTCTGGAAAGAGCGACAGATGAAGCACGACAGAGAGCAATGTCAGAGGCCAGGGAGAGATTAGAGAAGGCATGTGCAGAGGCTAGGGAGAGGTCATTAGGTGACAAGTCATCATCAGAGGCCAGATTGAGGGTAGAGCGTGCTGCAGTAGAACGAGCAAACGCAGAAGCTCGTCAACGTGCCATTGAGAAAGCAATGGCCGAGAGAGCTACTTTTGGGGCACGAGAACGGATGCAGAGATCAGTTTCTGAAAAGTATACATCAGAGAGAGATGTGATCATGAGGCAGAGTTCTTTCCCCACA AATAGTGAGAGGTTTGAAGCAGCAAATAGTGAACCAGCTGAGAGGTGTAAGGCCAGATTAGAGAGACATCGCCGAACAGTAGAACGGGTg GCTAAAGCACTTGCGGAAAAAAATATGCGCGATCTTCTCTCTCAAAGGGAGCAAGCAGAGAGAACT AGGTTTGCTGAAACTCTTGATGCTGATATCAAAAGATGGTCTGGTGGCAAAGAAGGCAACTTGCGAGCTTTGTTATCAACATTACAATAT ATCCTCGGGCCTGATAGTGGGTGGCATCCACTTCCGCTAACAGAAGTTATAACTGCCGCTGCGGTGAAAAAAGCCTATAGGAAAGCCACTCTTTGTGTGCATCCTGACAAACTACAACAGCGCGGTGCAACTGTCCAACAGAAGTATATATGTGAAAAGGTTTTTGATCTCCTAAAG GAAGCTTGGAACAGATTCAACTCAGAGGAGAAATAG
- the LOC110804534 gene encoding auxilin-like protein 1 isoform X1 encodes MERAYSHTRPPTFSSKKKPPPLSSSSSSSNFLNNGGFFTTTSYDDVFGGPPKFTSTSSSSTSTLAPRAEDYTEIFGAFRSSSSSSSRSSSSIPVLDLPAVPDDIHSAAAALFDYSEVFGGFNAVDFAVPFDQLFRPCDSSFCDGDGDGDASSDEAWTPVGTESLSDDSDPFALSENSQSCSSENYHQPSETKQFNVSYHKVNPGASTDMPNMTHIAQLNGVSGYTCVFDEATSLKETGTEMCSPVVDDTVLSTVSSSELPQKNTRKATSHASYDSTGLKSSNSDQRSGKACVGSISHVNSVFASVSDTNLRTEPSHLPQPSRPPPVLASNGDFSESSSSPMGSERCGLEANVDGSLPPFFDMEVNAMEVDASSSAAASAAAMKDAMEKAQVKLKAAKESRDRKDGVQYSGKLQSETDINGASNVHGAHDECLAGETRVHATSDRGPSKMKNSAKTRHAKNASQNSPDNMGVEQPTGSSGKPAETKQGKKISLTKDTDVTGEWKEARQYYEFVSSDTTRLAPQLPSRNGDTKTGTKQQADDDRDSDSAGEACITGESRRRLKATKAVSRQEYYEKMVKVAQEVHDSVICGHVEPDKKLKRRSQGNPRPPKSELIYEPGSNEISQAQKVEENPGEAIQKETEKRSTDMLEKEECKKESEACHSEQVDKNAKGTHESRLEESSEIKEEDMREAYEMDESDFRVQDPVSRVGHERKAEESVERLRTESIPEEASKTKRNKESREVSGKRSKESFKDVLIGDRIKTSHGSEEKDNTKDLQQMKAADKRLNKAYDDVSVRERLQRTCESQENITARNLQRKAEDETHLEQAVDGQGPEKSLEKCVGLEKWQKDKEAPEKTRSQGLYEGRNLISDHKNIEEGQKQDENIEKKLEKTTELEHMGYKSLQACDSENTWKINENSGDRKVQKGQYISHIKIELVDEDQGPRSIPDREPPTVDKHLKSSNVTNLYKTGVQLDMSCKPNMLQKKNDGSQEATALKGNGEIGTTSSDEKSKLEAEKTVDVLTDDRRVEPTASELGANDHVFEGRTMQASDSLDLTDNNTETDNVCTRNEQTPKEEKKKVTQLASNPNLVKGLNVGVGRKRNLLREDQVLFDHEEKVRSTPAEDINGFDEHSSKEEQEVEVVHTVPSEGKDSFQNVGQSIEKKGNRVEHSFSLEEKDEKKEIDLEEERLRTLEEERDRLREREKDRMAVEIAVREARDRAYADARDRAERAALERATDEARQRAMSEARERLEKACAEARERSLGDKSSSEARLRVERAAVERANAEARQRAIEKAMAERATFGARERMQRSVSEKYTSERDVIMRQSSFPTQNSERFEAANSEPAERCKARLERHRRTVERVAKALAEKNMRDLLSQREQAERTRFAETLDADIKRWSGGKEGNLRALLSTLQYILGPDSGWHPLPLTEVITAAAVKKAYRKATLCVHPDKLQQRGATVQQKYICEKVFDLLKEAWNRFNSEEK; translated from the exons ATGGAAAGAGCTTACTCTCACACCAGACCACCTACATTCTCCTCCAAGAAGAAACCACCTCCACTttcttcctcctcttcttcttcaaatttccTCAACAATGGCGGATTCTTCACCACCACTTCTTACGACGACGTTTTCGGCGGTCCTCCTAAATTTacttctacttcttcttcttcaacttcGACTTTAGCTCCTCGTGCTGAAGACTACACTGAGATTTTCGGAGCTTTTAggtcatcttcttcttcctcctcgcGTTCGTCTTCCTCAATTCCTGTCCTCGATCTTCCTGCTGTTCCCGACGACATTCACTCCGCCGCCGCCGCGCTCTTTGATTATTCCGAGGTTTTCGGCGGTTTTAATGCTGTCGATTTTGCTGTTCCCTTTGATCAACTGTTTCGCCCTTGCGATAGCTCCTTTTGCGACGGTGATGGCGACGGAGACGCTTCCTCCGATGAAGCCTG GACCCCAGTTGGTACAGAGTCACTCTCTGATGATTCAGATCCATTTGCTTTATCAGAAAACAGCCAATCCTGCTCAAGTGAAAATTATCATCAACCATCCGAAACCAAACAGTTTAACGTTTCTTACCATAAAGTCAATCCAGGAGCCAGCACAGATATGCCAAACATGACACATATAGCTCAACTGAATGGCGTGTCTGGTTATACTTGTGTATTTGACGAAGCCACATCGTTGAAAGAGACAGGAACTGAAATGTGTTCACCAGTTGTTGATGACACTGTTCTTAGCACGGTTTCCTCGTCTGAGCTCCCGCAGAAAAATACAAGGAAAGCTACGTCTCATGCCTCATATGATAGTACTGGATTGAAGTCATCCAATAGTGATCAAAGATCTGGAAAAGCATGTGTTGGTAGCATATCTCATGTAAATTCTGTATTTGCATCTGTATCTGATACCAACCTCAGAACAGAACCATCCCATTTACCGCAACCATCAAGACCGCCACCTGTACTAGCAAGTAACGGAGATTTTAGCGAGTCAAGTTCAAGTCCTATGGGTTCCGAAAGGTGTGGTTTGGAGGCAAATGTTGATGGTAGTTTACCACCATTCTTTGACATGGAGGTGAATGCAATGGAGGTGGATGCGAGTTCTTCCGCCGCAGCTTCTGCTGCTGCGATGAAAGATGCAATGGAGAAAGCTCAAGTAAAACTTAAAGCTGCAAAAGAGTCGAGGGACAGAAAGGACGGAGTTCAGTACAGTGGAAAGCTACAGTCAGAAACTGATATTAATGGTGCGAGTAATGTTCATGGGGCACATGATGAATGTTTAGCTGGAGAGACCAGAGTGCACGCAACGAGTGATAGAGGTCCCAGTAAGATGAAAAATTCTGCTAAAACTAGGCATGCTAAAAATGCCTCACAGAATTCACCAGATAATATGGGTGTTGAACAGCCTACTGGTTCCTCAGGGAAACCAGCTGAGACAAAACAAGGGAAGAAAATTAGCTTGACCAAAGATACAGATGTGACCGGTGAATGGAAGGAGGCTAGGCAATATTATGAATTTGTAAGCAGTGACACCACTAGATTAGCACCACAGCTACCCAGTCGTAATGGTGATACAAAGACAGGAACCAAACAGCAGGCTGATGATGATCGCGATTCAGATTCGGCTGGAGAGGCTTGTATAACAGGAGAAAGTAGGCGAAGGCTGAAAGCGACAAAAGCAGTATCCAGACAAGAATACTATGAGAAAATGGTCAAGGTGGCCCAAGAAGTTCATGACAGTGTGATCTGCGGGCATGTGGAGCCTGACAAAAAACTGAAGCGTAGGTCTCAGGGAAATCCAAGACCACCAAAATCTGAGTTGATCTATGAACCAGGATCTAATGAAATTTCACAAGCTCAAAAAGTGGAGGAAAATCCGGGTGAGGCTATCCAGAAAGAAACTGAGAAGAGATCAACGGATATGCTTGAGAAAGAAGAGTGTAAGAAAGAAAGTGAGGCTTGTCATAGTGAACAGGTTGACAAAAATGCAAAAGGCACCCATGAGAGCAGGCTTGAAGAGTCATCTGAAATCAAGGAAGAAGATATGAGAGAAGCGTATGAAATGGACGAGAGTGACTTTAGAGTGCAAGATCCTGTATCGAGAGTAGGACACGAGCGGAAAGCAGAAGAGTCTGTCGAAAGACTAAGGACTGAAAGTATACCGGAAGAGGCTTCTAAGACTAAAAGGAACAAGGAGTCTAGGGAAGTGTCGGGCAAGAGATCAAAGGAATCTTTTAAGGATGTTTTAATTGGAGATAGAATCAAAACATCACATGGTAGTGAAGAAAAGGACAACACAAAAGACTTGCAGCAAATGAAAGCTGCAGATAAGAGATTGAACAAAGCTTATGATGATGTTTCTGTCAGGGAGAGATTGCAAAGAACATGCGAAAGCCAAGAAAACATCACAGCAAGAAACTTGCAAAGAAAAGCAGAAGATGAAACTCATCTTGAGCAAGCAGTTGATGGCCAAGGACCTGAGAAATCACTAGAAAAGTGTGTTGGTCTGGAGAAGTGGCAAAAAGATAAAGAAGCTCCTGAGAAAACAAGAAGTCAAGGGCTTTATGAAGGTCGTAATCTGATAAGTGACCACAAAAACATTGAAGAGGGTCAGAAACAAGATGAAAATATAGAGAAGAAGCTTGAGAAGACTACTGAGCTGGAGCACATGGGGTATAAGTCTTTGCAGGCATGTGATTCAGAAAATACTTGGAAAATCAATGAGAACTCTGGTGATAGAAAGGTTCAGAAGGGTCAATACATAAGTCACATAAAGATCGAGTTGGTGGATGAGGACCAGGGTCCTCGTAGCATCCCAGATAGGGAGCCTCCTACAGTGGACAAACATCTGAAGTCATCTAACGTGACTAATCTCTATAAGACTGGTGTGCAACTGGATATGTCCTGTAAACCCAATATgttacaaaagaaaaatgacggTTCCCAGGAGGCGACTGCTCTGAAAGGAAATGGTGAGATTGGCACTACATCATCAGATGAAAAAAGCAAGTTGGAAGCAGAGAAAACTGTAGATGTGCTGACTGATGACAGACGAGTAGAACCTACTGCTTCTGAGTTGGGTGCTAATGACCATGTGTTTGAGGGAAGAACAATGCAGGCCTCAGATTCTCTTGATTTGACTGACAATAACACCGAGACAGATAATGTTTGTACTAGAAACGAACAAACACCGAAGGAGGAGAAAAAGAAAGTTACACAGTTAGCTTCTAATCCTAATTTGGTGAAGGGTCTCAATGTTGGAGTAGGAAGAAAAAGAAATTTGTTGAGGGAGGATCAGGTTCTCTTTGACCATGAGGAGAAAGTTAGATCTACACCTGCTGAAGATATTAATGGGTTTGATGAGCATTCTAGTAAGGAAGAACAAGAAGTAGAAGTAGTTCATACTGTACCGTCCGAGGGGAAGGATAGTTTCCAGAACGTAGGCCAAAGCATTGAAAAAAAGGGGAATAGAGTTGAGCATAGTTTCTCTTTAGAAGAGAAAGacgaaaaaaaagaaatagaccTGGAAGAAGAACGTCTTCGTACGCTCGAGGAAGAGAGAGACAGGttaagagaacgggaaaaggaTAGAATGGCAGTTGAAATAGCAGTTCGTGAAGCCCGTGATAGGGCATATGCAGATGCTCGAGACAGAGCTGAAAGGGCTGCTCTGGAAAGAGCGACAGATGAAGCACGACAGAGAGCAATGTCAGAGGCCAGGGAGAGATTAGAGAAGGCATGTGCAGAGGCTAGGGAGAGGTCATTAGGTGACAAGTCATCATCAGAGGCCAGATTGAGGGTAGAGCGTGCTGCAGTAGAACGAGCAAACGCAGAAGCTCGTCAACGTGCCATTGAGAAAGCAATGGCCGAGAGAGCTACTTTTGGGGCACGAGAACGGATGCAGAGATCAGTTTCTGAAAAGTATACATCAGAGAGAGATGTGATCATGAGGCAGAGTTCTTTCCCCACA CAGAATAGTGAGAGGTTTGAAGCAGCAAATAGTGAACCAGCTGAGAGGTGTAAGGCCAGATTAGAGAGACATCGCCGAACAGTAGAACGGGTg GCTAAAGCACTTGCGGAAAAAAATATGCGCGATCTTCTCTCTCAAAGGGAGCAAGCAGAGAGAACT AGGTTTGCTGAAACTCTTGATGCTGATATCAAAAGATGGTCTGGTGGCAAAGAAGGCAACTTGCGAGCTTTGTTATCAACATTACAATAT ATCCTCGGGCCTGATAGTGGGTGGCATCCACTTCCGCTAACAGAAGTTATAACTGCCGCTGCGGTGAAAAAAGCCTATAGGAAAGCCACTCTTTGTGTGCATCCTGACAAACTACAACAGCGCGGTGCAACTGTCCAACAGAAGTATATATGTGAAAAGGTTTTTGATCTCCTAAAG GAAGCTTGGAACAGATTCAACTCAGAGGAGAAATAG
- the LOC110804535 gene encoding uncharacterized protein: MALFRALSTRRSRRGGPGGYDKLLDETNNTDYGVNDADHVVLKRVTSVPASMLFGSSSKKVGYETGFPWMNSKPKQQQQQQQKQTVKSGNKKGGKSHPVFSLFDGKWRKKKMTANPDFSRYMEYLKEGGVWNKDTNSPAIYYK; this comes from the coding sequence ATGGCTTTGTTTAGAGCTCTGAGCACAAGAAGAAGTCGACGGGGCGGCCCGGGCGGGTATGATAAGTTGTTAGATGAGACTAATAACACTGATTATGGTGTTAATGATGCAGATCATGTGGTGTTGAAGAGGGTTACAAGTGTTCCTGCTAGTATGTTATTCGGGTCATCTTCAAAGAAAGTCGGGTACGAAACGGGTTTTCCATGGATGAACTCTAAACcaaaacaacagcaacaacagcaacagAAACAGACAGTAAAAAGTGGTAATAAAAAAGGTGGTAAGAGTCACCCAGTATTTAGTTTGTTTGATGGGAaatggaggaagaagaagatgactGCTAACCCGGATTTTTCGAGGTATATGGAGTATTTGAAAGAAGGTGGGGTGTGGAACAAGGATACTAATTCACCTGCGATTTACTACAAATAA